One Lysinibacillus sp. OF-1 DNA segment encodes these proteins:
- the def gene encoding peptide deformylase, which yields MILMDDIIREGHPTLRTKAEEVKFPLTDETRKLAEDMLQYLINSQDPEMAEKYNLRSGIGLAANQVNCLQRMFALHLKDEAGEQLSFVAINPKIVSHSVENTYLSAGEGCLSVDRNIPGYVPRHARITVKFKTIDGEEKKMRLKGLPAIAFQHELDHLNGVMFYDRINEKNPFAEIPDSIPYERD from the coding sequence ATGATTTTAATGGATGATATTATCCGCGAAGGTCATCCGACTTTACGCACAAAAGCAGAGGAAGTTAAATTCCCTTTAACTGATGAAACAAGAAAGCTTGCAGAGGATATGCTTCAATATTTAATCAACAGCCAAGATCCTGAAATGGCCGAAAAATATAATTTGCGTAGTGGCATTGGCTTAGCTGCCAATCAGGTAAATTGCTTACAGCGTATGTTTGCCCTTCATTTAAAAGATGAGGCTGGCGAACAATTAAGCTTTGTGGCCATTAATCCAAAGATCGTTAGCCACTCTGTCGAAAACACATACCTATCAGCAGGAGAAGGATGTCTTTCTGTTGATCGTAATATTCCTGGGTATGTGCCACGTCATGCACGCATCACAGTAAAATTTAAAACAATTGATGGTGAAGAGAAAAAGATGCGCCTTAAAGGATTGCCGGCTATTGCATTTCAGCATGAATTAGACCATCTGAATGGTGTTATGTTTTATGACCGAATTAATGAAAAAAATCCATTTGCCGAAATACCAGATTCAATCCCATATGAGCGAGACTAA
- the pdhA gene encoding pyruvate dehydrogenase (acetyl-transferring) E1 component subunit alpha produces MSKKNNNIFDAKQTLTEIEDKFEMFQILNEEGEIINKEADPQLSDEELVELMTRMVYTRILDQRSISLNRQGRLGFYAPTAGQEASQLASHFALEQEDWILPGYRDVPQIVWHGLPLDKAFLFSRGHFMGNQVPEGVNVLAPQIIIGAQYIQAAGVALGIQKRGKKAVAVTYTGDGGSSQGDFYEGINFAGAFKSPAIFIVQNNQYAISTPRELQTAAKTIAQKGVAAGLPSILVDGMDALAVYVATRDARERAVNGEGPTLIETMCYRYGPHTMAGDDPTRYRTSDTDNEWAQKDPLVRFRKYLEAKGLWDEKKEEAVIERAKEEIKEAIKKADAAPKQKVTELMENMYKGEMPSNLKEQYEIYKEKESK; encoded by the coding sequence ATGAGCAAGAAAAACAATAATATTTTTGATGCTAAACAAACGCTAACTGAAATCGAAGATAAGTTTGAAATGTTTCAAATTTTGAATGAAGAAGGCGAAATTATAAATAAAGAGGCAGATCCACAATTATCAGATGAGGAACTAGTTGAACTAATGACACGTATGGTTTATACACGTATTTTAGATCAACGTTCAATCTCACTAAACCGTCAAGGTCGTTTAGGCTTCTACGCGCCGACTGCTGGTCAAGAAGCTTCGCAACTTGCTTCTCATTTTGCGTTAGAACAAGAAGATTGGATTTTACCAGGTTACCGTGATGTACCACAAATTGTATGGCATGGCTTACCTTTAGATAAAGCGTTTTTATTCTCTCGTGGACATTTTATGGGGAACCAAGTACCTGAGGGTGTAAATGTTCTAGCACCACAAATTATTATCGGTGCTCAATATATCCAAGCAGCAGGTGTTGCACTAGGTATACAAAAGCGTGGGAAAAAAGCTGTTGCAGTAACTTATACTGGTGACGGTGGTTCTTCTCAAGGCGATTTCTATGAAGGAATTAACTTTGCAGGTGCGTTTAAATCACCAGCAATCTTCATCGTACAAAATAACCAATATGCAATTTCAACACCTCGTGAATTGCAAACAGCTGCTAAAACAATTGCACAAAAAGGTGTGGCAGCTGGTTTACCAAGTATTTTAGTAGATGGAATGGATGCGCTTGCAGTTTATGTAGCAACGCGTGATGCACGTGAGCGCGCAGTTAATGGTGAAGGTCCAACATTAATTGAAACAATGTGTTACCGTTATGGTCCTCATACAATGGCTGGGGATGACCCAACACGTTACCGTACATCTGATACAGATAATGAATGGGCACAAAAAGATCCACTTGTTCGCTTCCGTAAATACCTAGAAGCAAAAGGTTTATGGGATGAAAAGAAAGAAGAAGCAGTAATCGAACGTGCAAAAGAAGAAATTAAAGAAGCAATTAAAAAAGCAGATGCTGCTCCAAAACAAAAAGTAACAGAATTAATGGAAAACATGTATAAAGGCGAAATGCCATCTAATTTAAAAGAACAGTATGAAATCTATAAAGAGAAGGAGTCGAAATAA
- a CDS encoding alpha-ketoacid dehydrogenase subunit beta → MAQMTMIQAITDALRTELKNDENVLVFGEDVGVNGGVFRATEGLQKEFGVDRVFDTPLAESGIGGLAIGLSLQGFRPVPEIQFFGFVYEVMDSISGQLARMSYRSGGVYNAPVTIRSPFGGGVHTPEMHSDSLESLMTAQPGLTVVVPSTPYDAKGLLISSIRNDNPVIFLEHLKLYRSFREEVPEEAYEIPLGKADVKREGTDLTIVAYGLMVHESLKAAEELEKEGHSVEVIDLRTIQPIDVETIIASVEKTGRAIVVQEAQKQAGIAANVVAEITERAILSLEAPVLRVAAPDTVYPFPQAEGVWLPNYKDVMETAKKVLTF, encoded by the coding sequence ATGGCACAAATGACGATGATTCAAGCAATTACAGATGCACTTCGCACAGAATTAAAGAATGATGAAAACGTTCTTGTATTCGGGGAAGATGTAGGTGTCAACGGTGGGGTATTCCGCGCGACAGAAGGCCTACAAAAAGAATTTGGGGTTGATCGCGTTTTTGATACACCATTAGCAGAATCAGGTATTGGTGGCTTAGCAATCGGTCTTTCTCTTCAAGGATTCCGTCCAGTTCCTGAAATTCAATTCTTCGGTTTCGTTTATGAAGTAATGGATTCAATCAGTGGTCAATTAGCACGTATGAGCTACCGTAGTGGTGGGGTATATAATGCACCAGTAACAATCCGTTCACCATTTGGTGGTGGTGTGCACACACCTGAAATGCACTCTGATAGCTTAGAAAGCTTAATGACAGCACAACCAGGATTAACAGTTGTTGTTCCATCAACACCATATGATGCAAAAGGTTTACTTATTTCATCTATCCGTAATGACAACCCAGTTATTTTCTTAGAGCATTTAAAACTATACCGTTCATTCCGTGAAGAAGTACCTGAAGAAGCATACGAAATTCCACTAGGAAAAGCAGATGTAAAACGTGAAGGTACTGATTTAACAATTGTTGCTTACGGTTTAATGGTTCATGAAAGCTTAAAGGCTGCTGAAGAACTAGAAAAAGAAGGACATTCTGTAGAGGTCATTGATCTACGTACAATTCAACCGATCGATGTGGAAACAATTATCGCATCAGTTGAAAAAACAGGTCGTGCAATCGTTGTCCAAGAAGCTCAAAAACAAGCAGGTATCGCTGCAAACGTAGTAGCAGAAATTACAGAGCGCGCAATTTTAAGCTTAGAAGCTCCTGTTCTTCGTGTGGCTGCACCAGATACTGTGTACCCATTCCCACAAGCTGAAGGTGTTTGGTTACCAAACTACAAAGATGTAATGGAAACAGCGAAAAAAGTTTTAACATTCTAA
- a CDS encoding dihydrolipoamide acetyltransferase family protein — protein sequence MAFEFRLPDIGEGIHEGEIVKWFVKAGDTVKEDDILCEVQNDKAVVEIPSPVEGTVEEVLVGEGTVAVVGDVLIRLDAPGYEDIKLKGDHHAEEKTEAQVQATAESGQDVEKAPAKEEKAPEKAPEKVETVIDETKRVIAMPSVRKFARDKDVNIREVKGTGKNGRILKEDIENFLKGGGSVEADTATVETVDATVQQEAAAPAAPVVLEGEFPETREKMSGIRKAIAKAMVHSKQTAPHVTLMDEVDVTALVAHRKKFKDIAAEKGVKLTYLPYVVKALISTLREFPEFNRSLDDATQEIIQKHYYNIGIAADTERGLLVPVIKHADRKSVFAVSNEINELATKAREGKLAPHEMKGASMSITNIGSAGGQWFTPVINHPEVAILGIGRISEKPVIKNGEIVAAPVLALSLSFDHRMIDGATAQNALNHLKRLLSEPELLLMEA from the coding sequence ATGGCATTTGAATTCAGATTACCGGATATTGGCGAGGGAATTCACGAAGGCGAAATCGTGAAATGGTTCGTTAAAGCTGGAGATACAGTAAAAGAAGACGATATTCTTTGTGAAGTCCAAAATGATAAAGCGGTAGTAGAAATTCCTTCACCAGTTGAAGGAACAGTTGAGGAAGTTTTAGTAGGAGAAGGAACAGTTGCTGTAGTTGGCGATGTCCTAATCCGTTTGGATGCACCTGGCTATGAGGACATAAAGCTAAAAGGTGATCATCATGCTGAAGAAAAAACAGAAGCACAAGTTCAGGCAACTGCAGAGTCTGGTCAGGACGTAGAGAAAGCTCCTGCTAAAGAGGAGAAGGCACCAGAAAAAGCTCCTGAAAAAGTGGAGACAGTGATTGATGAAACAAAACGTGTGATTGCAATGCCTTCTGTACGTAAATTTGCACGTGATAAAGATGTTAACATCCGTGAAGTGAAGGGTACAGGTAAAAATGGTCGAATCTTAAAAGAAGATATTGAAAACTTCTTAAAAGGTGGTGGCTCTGTAGAGGCTGATACGGCAACTGTTGAAACAGTTGATGCAACAGTTCAGCAAGAGGCAGCAGCTCCAGCAGCACCTGTAGTTCTTGAAGGGGAATTCCCAGAGACTCGTGAGAAAATGTCTGGTATTCGAAAAGCGATTGCAAAAGCAATGGTACACTCGAAACAAACAGCTCCGCATGTTACACTTATGGATGAAGTCGATGTAACAGCTCTTGTAGCACATCGTAAAAAATTCAAAGATATCGCTGCTGAAAAAGGTGTCAAATTAACATATTTACCATATGTAGTAAAAGCACTTATTTCAACTTTACGCGAGTTCCCTGAATTTAACCGCTCATTAGATGATGCAACGCAAGAAATTATTCAAAAGCATTACTATAATATTGGTATTGCTGCTGATACTGAAAGAGGCCTATTAGTACCCGTTATTAAGCATGCAGATCGCAAATCTGTATTTGCAGTGTCTAATGAAATCAATGAGTTAGCGACGAAAGCCCGTGAAGGCAAGCTTGCGCCACATGAAATGAAAGGTGCTTCCATGTCCATTACGAATATTGGCTCTGCGGGAGGACAATGGTTCACGCCAGTAATTAATCATCCTGAAGTAGCTATACTAGGTATTGGTCGAATTTCAGAAAAACCTGTAATAAAAAATGGTGAAATTGTAGCCGCACCTGTGTTAGCATTATCATTGAGCTTTGATCATCGTATGATCGATGGAGCCACTGCACAAAATGCTTTAAATCACTTAAAGCGTTTGTTAAGTGAGCCAGAATTATTATTAATGGAGGCGTAA
- the lpdA gene encoding dihydrolipoyl dehydrogenase encodes MVVGDFPIETDTLVIGSGPGGYVAAIRAAQTGQKVTIVEKNVLGGVCLNVGCIPSKALISVGHRFEQAKHSDDMGIIASDVKLDFSKAQAFKDSVVKKLTGGVEGLLKGNKVEIVQGEAYFVDANSVRIINGESAQTYTFNNVIIATGSRPVEIPTFKFSDRVLNSTGALSLQEVPGKLVVIGGGYIGTELGSAYANLGSQVTIIEGGKDILAGFEKQMTQIVKKGLKKKGVEMEVNASAKGVEETENGVVVTYEVGGEEKKVEADYVLVTVGRRPNTDEMGLAEIGVEFGERGLINVDKQCRTNISNIYAIGDIVAGPQLAHKASYEGKVAAEAIAGEKSVVDYLAVPAVCFTDPEMATVGYNEEQAKAEGIEYTAAKFPFAANGRALALNQSEGFVKLVARKEDGLLIGAQIVGAGASDMIAEMGLAIEGGMTAEDIALTIHAHPTLGEITMETAEVLLGNPIHIVAKK; translated from the coding sequence ATGGTAGTAGGAGATTTCCCAATCGAAACAGATACTCTTGTCATTGGTTCAGGTCCTGGAGGATATGTAGCAGCAATTCGTGCAGCTCAAACTGGCCAAAAAGTAACAATCGTTGAAAAAAATGTACTTGGTGGTGTGTGCTTAAACGTAGGTTGTATCCCATCAAAGGCATTAATTTCAGTAGGTCACCGTTTTGAGCAAGCTAAACATTCAGATGACATGGGAATCATCGCTTCTGATGTGAAATTAGACTTCTCAAAAGCACAAGCATTTAAAGACAGCGTTGTTAAAAAATTAACAGGCGGTGTTGAAGGCTTACTTAAAGGTAACAAAGTTGAAATTGTACAAGGTGAAGCTTATTTCGTTGACGCTAATTCAGTGCGTATCATCAATGGTGAATCTGCTCAAACTTACACATTTAACAATGTCATTATTGCAACAGGTTCTCGTCCAGTTGAAATTCCAACATTCAAATTCTCTGATCGCGTACTAAACTCTACTGGAGCACTTTCTTTACAAGAAGTTCCTGGTAAATTAGTTGTTATCGGTGGCGGATATATTGGTACAGAGCTAGGTTCAGCATACGCAAACCTAGGTTCACAAGTTACAATTATCGAAGGCGGAAAAGATATTTTAGCTGGCTTCGAAAAACAAATGACGCAAATCGTGAAAAAAGGCCTTAAAAAGAAAGGCGTTGAAATGGAAGTTAACGCATCTGCAAAAGGCGTTGAAGAAACTGAAAACGGCGTAGTAGTAACTTATGAAGTTGGTGGAGAAGAGAAGAAAGTTGAAGCTGACTATGTATTAGTAACTGTGGGTCGTCGTCCAAATACAGATGAAATGGGCCTTGCTGAAATCGGTGTTGAATTCGGTGAACGCGGTCTAATCAATGTTGACAAACAATGTCGTACAAATATTTCAAACATCTATGCAATTGGTGATATCGTTGCAGGTCCTCAGCTTGCACATAAAGCTTCTTACGAAGGTAAAGTTGCTGCTGAAGCGATTGCTGGTGAAAAATCAGTTGTTGATTATCTTGCTGTACCGGCTGTATGTTTCACAGATCCAGAAATGGCGACAGTTGGTTACAACGAAGAACAAGCGAAAGCAGAAGGCATTGAATACACTGCAGCGAAGTTCCCATTCGCAGCAAACGGCCGTGCGCTTGCATTAAACCAATCAGAAGGTTTCGTGAAGCTTGTTGCTCGTAAAGAAGATGGCTTATTAATCGGTGCTCAAATCGTAGGTGCTGGTGCATCTGATATGATCGCTGAGATGGGCTTAGCGATTGAAGGCGGCATGACTGCTGAAGATATCGCTTTAACAATTCATGCTCACCCAACATTAGGTGAAATTACAATGGAAACTGCTGAAGTATTACTTGGCAACCCAATCCACATTGTAGCGAAAAAATAA
- a CDS encoding LysR family transcriptional regulator, with protein MNERYRTFILLAQYKSFTETAKQMFCSQPTVSQHIQQLESELGCQLISRKKRQIELTTQGEMVLAYAQKMQEMDQQLRIAVKQTQQENIKLYISHYIADSFFDELFDKNNSTYKQYPYEINSYCYEDLKSSLVENHAKFAVMPIYDADKIVHESFDIDILFEEELVLVMTNDHPLASRQIIYTRDLKNLSMLLSQSSYLNQHIKQALHQKAVPVYYIQMTNFEIIKKAVQQGMGVSFLPYKSIEDSLDKLTFKYVKGLSIKRKNGIVFNRNQILNEQEQAFCERIKKKLKIESIR; from the coding sequence ATGAATGAGCGCTACCGAACATTTATTTTATTAGCACAATACAAATCATTTACTGAAACAGCGAAGCAGATGTTTTGTTCCCAACCAACAGTTTCTCAGCATATTCAGCAATTGGAAAGTGAATTAGGCTGCCAGCTGATCTCACGGAAAAAAAGACAAATCGAGTTAACTACACAAGGCGAAATGGTGTTGGCTTATGCGCAGAAGATGCAGGAAATGGACCAACAATTGCGAATAGCAGTAAAGCAGACACAACAGGAAAATATCAAATTATATATAAGTCACTATATTGCAGATAGCTTTTTTGACGAGCTATTTGATAAAAATAATAGCACATATAAACAATATCCATATGAAATTAATAGCTATTGCTATGAAGATTTAAAAAGTAGTTTAGTAGAAAACCATGCCAAATTTGCTGTGATGCCGATTTATGATGCTGATAAGATTGTTCACGAGTCATTTGATATCGATATTTTATTTGAGGAAGAATTAGTATTAGTGATGACAAATGATCATCCTTTAGCAAGTCGTCAAATCATTTATACAAGAGATTTGAAAAACTTATCGATGCTATTGTCCCAAAGTTCTTATTTGAATCAGCATATTAAACAAGCTTTACATCAGAAGGCAGTACCTGTTTATTATATACAGATGACTAATTTTGAAATTATTAAGAAGGCTGTGCAGCAGGGTATGGGCGTATCCTTTTTACCTTATAAATCAATAGAGGATAGTCTAGATAAATTAACGTTTAAATATGTGAAAGGTCTATCTATTAAACGAAAAAATGGTATTGTATTTAACCGTAACCAAATTTTAAATGAGCAAGAACAAGCATTTTGTGAACGTATAAAGAAGAAATTGAAGATAGAGTCTATCAGGTAA
- a CDS encoding ABC transporter substrate-binding protein, with the protein MKKYGLVAAVALTMLLAACNNNNEETQNNTKPQVEQQSSELQTTKEEKLVVDQLGREVTVPNSIERVVMGGILPYFSTWYVATNSTKEIAGMHPNSYNAAKHSMLAKMSPDVLKADTSFIQNGEVNVEELMKVNPQLYIEIATDEKSIHKVSEAGIPVVALKAIDAAAAEPLATFNSWLEITSQITGTTERANRFLEEGKKVQAQLDEKLKTIEEKDKPRAMMLFRHNEKSITIGGKNFFGNQWLNATGAIDVAENDIQGQKEVNMEQVYTWNPDIIFITNFTETQPADLLENKIAGQDWSQVKAVQEGKVYKIPLGIYRWFPPSGDAPLMLKWLAQKNHPALFDYKIEDEIKAYYKDFYEYDVTDEDIQAILNPSSEAAKY; encoded by the coding sequence TTGAAGAAGTATGGACTTGTCGCTGCTGTAGCACTAACAATGTTGCTGGCAGCTTGTAATAATAACAACGAAGAGACGCAAAATAATACTAAGCCTCAGGTGGAGCAACAATCATCAGAGTTACAAACGACAAAGGAAGAGAAGCTTGTAGTTGACCAATTAGGACGTGAAGTAACAGTACCAAATTCGATTGAGCGTGTTGTAATGGGAGGCATTCTTCCATACTTCTCTACTTGGTATGTAGCAACAAATTCTACAAAAGAAATTGCTGGTATGCATCCAAATTCGTATAATGCAGCAAAACATTCGATGCTAGCAAAAATGTCTCCAGATGTTTTAAAGGCTGATACTTCGTTTATTCAGAATGGTGAAGTCAATGTGGAAGAATTAATGAAAGTAAATCCACAATTATATATAGAGATTGCAACAGATGAGAAATCAATCCATAAAGTATCAGAGGCAGGTATTCCTGTGGTTGCGCTCAAGGCAATTGACGCAGCTGCGGCAGAGCCATTAGCTACCTTTAATAGCTGGTTAGAAATAACAAGCCAAATAACAGGCACAACAGAACGTGCTAATCGCTTCCTAGAGGAAGGCAAAAAAGTACAAGCTCAATTAGATGAAAAGTTAAAAACGATTGAAGAAAAAGATAAGCCTCGCGCGATGATGTTGTTTAGACATAATGAAAAGTCGATTACAATTGGAGGGAAAAACTTCTTTGGTAATCAATGGCTCAATGCGACGGGAGCCATTGATGTAGCTGAAAATGATATCCAAGGACAAAAAGAAGTCAATATGGAACAGGTATATACTTGGAATCCAGATATTATTTTTATTACCAATTTTACAGAGACACAGCCAGCTGATTTGCTTGAAAATAAGATAGCTGGGCAGGATTGGAGTCAGGTGAAGGCAGTTCAGGAGGGTAAAGTGTATAAGATTCCATTAGGCATTTATCGTTGGTTCCCACCTAGTGGAGACGCACCTTTAATGTTAAAGTGGCTTGCACAAAAAAATCACCCAGCGCTATTTGATTATAAAATAGAGGATGAGATTAAAGCATATTATAAAGATTTTTATGAATACGATGTGACAGATGAAGATATTCAAGCTATTTTAAATCCGTCTTCAGAAGCAGCTAAATATTAA
- a CDS encoding FecCD family ABC transporter permease, whose product MQNWKKIILWLLPLVIAVISLGVGRFEVGIEQLLKILASQIFPIEPTWTEMEETVIINIRLPRILLALLIGGGLAIAGASFQGMFGNPLVSPDILGVSAGAGFGASLGILLFGQNFATQIMALLFGLGAIGFTFLIAGARKNAPIFMFVLAGVITSALFNALISLTKFVADPEEKLPAITYWLMGSLGTVTYKDLYIGGPLIIIGMLILYFLRWRLNILTLPEDEAKSMGISVVPLKWMIIFGATLITAVSVAVAGIVGWVGLIIPHVARMLVGNNNQHVLPMSIAIGSVYLLVIDNLARSITATEIPLSILTAIIGAPFFAYLLRKSGGGWA is encoded by the coding sequence ATGCAAAACTGGAAAAAGATTATTTTATGGCTCCTCCCCTTGGTGATTGCCGTTATTTCTCTTGGTGTAGGACGCTTTGAGGTTGGTATCGAGCAGCTATTAAAGATTCTTGCTTCACAGATTTTCCCTATAGAGCCGACATGGACAGAGATGGAAGAAACGGTTATTATCAATATTCGCTTGCCACGTATTCTTCTCGCATTGTTAATTGGTGGAGGTTTAGCAATTGCAGGTGCTAGCTTCCAAGGAATGTTTGGTAATCCGCTAGTATCACCAGATATTTTAGGTGTTTCGGCGGGAGCTGGCTTTGGTGCTTCTCTTGGGATATTATTGTTTGGGCAAAATTTTGCCACACAGATAATGGCATTGCTTTTTGGATTAGGTGCCATCGGCTTTACGTTTTTAATTGCTGGCGCACGCAAAAATGCTCCTATTTTTATGTTTGTCTTAGCAGGTGTTATTACATCGGCACTGTTTAATGCGCTTATTTCGTTAACTAAATTTGTAGCTGACCCAGAGGAAAAGCTACCTGCGATTACCTATTGGTTGATGGGTAGCTTAGGAACGGTTACTTATAAAGATTTATATATAGGTGGACCACTGATTATTATCGGTATGTTAATACTTTATTTCCTAAGATGGCGATTAAATATTTTAACCCTCCCAGAGGATGAGGCAAAATCAATGGGAATTTCTGTAGTGCCTTTGAAATGGATGATTATATTTGGTGCCACTTTGATTACTGCGGTGTCTGTTGCGGTTGCAGGAATTGTTGGCTGGGTGGGTTTGATTATTCCACATGTTGCTCGTATGCTTGTTGGAAACAATAATCAGCATGTATTACCAATGTCGATTGCTATTGGAAGCGTCTATTTGTTAGTAATTGATAATTTAGCACGTTCTATAACAGCAACAGAAATACCTTTATCGATTTTAACAGCGATTATTGGTGCACCATTCTTTGCTTATTTACTGCGTAAATCTGGAGGTGGATGGGCGTGA
- a CDS encoding ABC transporter ATP-binding protein → MIIEVKNGNFYYEKHRKKSQNLYVNNINFTLEPGQIMAILGPNGAGKTTMLKCITGLLEWKQGETYIDDKPLSTVKRKELWQRIGYVPQAHKMVFGFTIEELVVMGRAPFISTLAQPSKKDLEAAHLALDIIGIVHLAKKSCNEVSGGELQLALIARTLVADPEILILDEPESHLDIQKQITILQTIKQLARERGISCIINTHYPNHAFYLADRVLMTAKDKGVVYGAVREIMTEERMQSFFGIELKKILYEEENYVVETMVPRALGAEK, encoded by the coding sequence GTGATAATTGAAGTGAAAAATGGCAATTTTTATTATGAAAAGCATCGTAAGAAATCCCAAAATCTTTATGTAAACAATATTAATTTTACACTGGAACCAGGACAAATTATGGCCATCCTTGGTCCTAATGGAGCTGGAAAGACAACGATGCTCAAATGTATTACAGGGTTACTAGAGTGGAAGCAGGGAGAAACCTATATAGATGACAAGCCATTGTCTACTGTCAAGCGTAAGGAGCTTTGGCAACGTATTGGCTATGTACCGCAAGCTCATAAAATGGTATTTGGTTTTACAATAGAAGAGCTTGTTGTGATGGGAAGAGCCCCTTTTATTAGTACATTGGCCCAACCATCAAAAAAAGATTTAGAAGCGGCGCATTTGGCATTAGATATAATTGGTATCGTCCATTTAGCAAAAAAATCATGCAATGAGGTAAGTGGCGGCGAGCTACAGCTGGCTTTAATAGCTCGCACACTGGTTGCCGATCCAGAAATACTTATTTTAGATGAACCAGAGTCACATTTGGATATTCAAAAACAAATTACTATTTTACAAACAATCAAGCAATTAGCGAGAGAACGTGGCATTTCTTGTATTATTAACACGCATTATCCTAATCATGCCTTTTATTTAGCTGATCGGGTCCTGATGACGGCAAAGGATAAGGGTGTTGTATATGGCGCTGTACGTGAAATAATGACGGAGGAAAGAATGCAGTCGTTTTTTGGTATCGAGCTAAAAAAAATACTGTATGAAGAAGAGAATTATGTGGTAGAAACAATGGTTCCACGTGCATTAGGTGCAGAAAAATAA
- a CDS encoding SDR family NAD(P)-dependent oxidoreductase — MELNLTGKVAIITGSSKGIGYYTAMQLVKEGAHVVLCARGEKQLQVAAGCIKNETDVDVLIVPADVTKEKDCKYLIERTVEHFGRIDILINNAGTASANPFESVSSELWQADLDLKVFGAIHCSKYAAPYMRKAGAGAIVNVTAVMAKTPPASSLPTTVSRAAGLALTKAMSKDLGKDNIRVNSVCIGLIRSDQIEKNWKKEEPNLSWEEYSRMVGKTIPLGRVGDTQEAANVITFLVSDAASYVTGTSVNIDGGSGHAL, encoded by the coding sequence GTGGAGCTTAATTTAACTGGGAAAGTAGCAATTATTACAGGATCGAGTAAAGGAATTGGTTATTATACGGCCATGCAACTTGTCAAAGAGGGGGCTCATGTTGTACTTTGCGCACGTGGAGAAAAACAGCTACAGGTGGCGGCTGGATGTATTAAAAATGAAACGGATGTGGATGTTTTAATTGTTCCAGCTGATGTTACAAAGGAAAAGGATTGTAAGTATTTAATTGAGCGTACAGTAGAACATTTTGGACGCATTGATATTCTCATTAATAATGCAGGTACGGCTTCAGCGAATCCCTTTGAGTCAGTGAGTAGTGAGCTGTGGCAAGCAGATTTAGATTTAAAAGTATTTGGGGCTATACATTGCTCCAAATATGCTGCACCATATATGCGTAAGGCTGGTGCAGGTGCAATCGTTAATGTGACAGCGGTGATGGCTAAGACACCTCCAGCAAGCTCGCTTCCTACTACAGTTAGCCGCGCTGCGGGACTTGCTTTGACAAAAGCGATGAGCAAGGATTTAGGGAAGGATAATATTCGCGTAAATTCTGTATGTATTGGGCTTATTCGCAGTGATCAGATCGAAAAGAATTGGAAAAAGGAAGAACCTAATTTATCGTGGGAAGAATATTCTCGTATGGTAGGGAAAACTATTCCACTTGGACGTGTAGGTGATACGCAAGAAGCCGCTAACGTCATCACATTTTTAGTTTCTGATGCAGCAAGTTATGTTACAGGGACTTCAGTGAATATTGATGGTGGCTCTGGTCACGCATTATAA
- a CDS encoding CidA/LrgA family protein, protein MLNENFAALLLRVIRIIAQIGILTIFYYMGVGIVTYLHIPLPGSVIGLLLLALSLMFKIIKVEYIQDGASFLIGMLTLFFIPATVGVIDYPELMSVTGLLIILAVIASTLISIYVTGLLTQIIEKKELAKKEGTETTVDEGKGELTVD, encoded by the coding sequence ATGTTGAACGAAAATTTTGCTGCGCTATTGTTGCGAGTTATTCGTATCATTGCTCAAATTGGCATACTGACGATTTTTTATTACATGGGGGTGGGAATAGTAACATATTTACACATACCTCTTCCAGGAAGTGTTATTGGATTACTATTATTAGCACTTTCACTCATGTTTAAAATCATTAAGGTGGAATATATTCAAGACGGTGCCAGTTTTTTAATTGGTATGTTAACATTGTTTTTCATACCAGCAACGGTAGGTGTTATTGATTATCCAGAACTCATGTCAGTCACTGGCCTGTTGATTATTTTAGCCGTTATTGCTAGTACATTAATCTCTATTTATGTCACGGGTTTACTGACACAAATCATTGAGAAAAAAGAATTGGCGAAAAAAGAAGGTACGGAAACCACTGTTGATGAAGGGAAGGGAGAGTTAACGGTTGATTGA